From Scomber japonicus isolate fScoJap1 chromosome 22, fScoJap1.pri, whole genome shotgun sequence, one genomic window encodes:
- the LOC128383546 gene encoding ladderlectin-like, which translates to MRMLTVCALCAMMALATAQSKADLVKRSRFRVISGCPYGWTRIYRRCFRFISTPKRWTRAEKYCQRLGGNLASIHSYWQYRRIQGMIRRACHQLRETWIGGSDAQEERTWLWSDGTPFKYQYWCRGEPNNHKGSQHCLTMNHTVPRCWDDNHCWRRKPFVCVRRR; encoded by the exons ATGAGGATGCTGACTGTGTGTGCACTTTGTGCCATGATGGCTCTGGCTACAGCTCAAT CAAAGGCCGACCTGGTCAAGAGGTCTAGGTTTAGGGTAATATCTGGATGTCCCTATGGTTGGACTCGGATCTATCGCCGCTGTTTCCGCTTCATTTCAACACCAAAGCGTTGGACTCGAGCTGAG AAATACTGTCAGCGTCTGGGTGGAAACCTCGCATCCATACACAGCTATTGGCAGTATCGTAGGATTCAGGGGATGATCAGGCGAGCCTGTCACCAGTTAAGAGAGACATGGATCGGAGGCTCTGATGCACAAGAG GAGAGAACTTGGCTGTGGAGTGATGGTACCCCATTCAAGTATCAGTACTGGTGTCGTGGAGAGCCCAACAACCACAAGGGCTCACAACACTGCTTAACCATGAATCATACAG TTCCCAGGTGCTGGGATGACAATCACTGCTGGAGACGAAAACCATTCGTCTGTGTCAGGAGACGCTGA
- the LOC128383545 gene encoding C-type mannose receptor 2-like has protein sequence MKMLTVCALLCAMMALATAQSPPDAKSQIDKSSKADLVKRSACPYGWTRIFRRCFRYMSTPKRWARAEQHCQRLGGNLASIHSPKQYRKTQAMISSLTRRTVGLWIGGSDAQEEKTWLWSDGKEFKYENWCPGQPNNQRDKQHCLAMNYSVYDFTREEGSLQSSLPALLSVSTISVSIFIIIFTVKMLSVSLLVCAMMASIRDAEATTGNNSCGTWTEIKDRCFHFVPTLMKWAKAEKNCQVMGANLASIRSIEEYHEIQLMVKTKTHYQKPVWVGGFDAPQSGVWLWSDGSTFQFTLWCPGQPSSWWSQHCLQINYGEGKCWDNTKCNTRLPSICTKKP, from the exons ATGAAGATGCTGACTGTGTGTGCACTTCTTTGTGCCATGATGGCTCTGGCTACAGCTCAAT CTCCTCCAGACGCAAAGTCCCAAATTGACAAATCAT CAAAGGCCGACCTGGTCAAGAGATCTGCATGTCCCTATGGTTGGACTCGGATCTTTCGCCGCTGTTTCCGCTACATGTCAACACCAAAGCGTTGGGCTCGAGCTGAG CAACATTGTCAGCGTCTGGGTGGAAACCTTGCATCCATACATAGCCCTAAGCAGTATCGTAAGACTCAAGCGATGATCTCGTCGCTCACTCGTCGGACCGTAGGACTATGGATCGGAGGCTCTGATGCACAAGAG GAGAAAACTTGGCTGTGGAGTGATGGTAAAGAATTCAAGTATGAGAACTGGTGCCCTGGACAGCCCAATAATCAGAGGGACAAGCAGCACTGCTTAGCAATGAATTATTCAG TATATGACTTCACACGGGAAGAAGGTTCACTACAATCTTCATTACCTGCTCTATTAAGTGTCTCTACAATATCTGTCTCTATCTTTATCATCATCTTTACCGTGAAGATGCTGTCTGTGTCTCTACTTGTTTGTGCCATGATGGCGTCGATCAGAGATGCTG aAGCAACAACTGGAAATAATTCTTGTGGTACTTGGACTGAGATCAAGGATCGCTGTTTCCACTTTGTTCCAACACTCATGAAATGGGCTAAGGCTGAG AAAAACTGCCAGGTCATGGGTGCAAACCTTGCATCCATACGTAGCATTGAGGAGTACCATGAGATTCAGCTGATGGTGAAGACGAAGACTCATTACCAAAAACCAGTATGGGTTGGAGGCTTTGATGCACCACAG AGCGGGGTCTGGCTCTGGTCTGATGGTTCAACTTTCCAGTTTACGCTCTGGTGTCCTGGACAGCCTTCTAGTTGGTGGAGCCAGCACTGCTTACAGATTAATTATGGAG AGGGAAAGTGCTGGGATAATACAAAGTGTAATACTAGACTTCCATCTATCTGCACCAAGAAACCATAA
- the LOC128384255 gene encoding ladderlectin-like encodes MRMLTVCALLCAMMALATAQSPPDAKSQIDKSSKADLVKRSACPYGWTLSYRRCFRFVAVPKRWARAERYCQRLGGNLASIHYYWQYRKVQSMIWSAIHRYVGIWIGGSDAQEEGNWLWSNGKQFTYRYWCSGQPNNAGGKQNCLAMNYSGSRCWNDDFCWKRKPFVCARKPL; translated from the exons ATGAGGATGTTGACTGTGTGTGCACTTCTTTGTGCCATGATGGCTCTGGCTACAGCTCAAT CTCCTCCAGACGCAAAGTCCCAAATTGACAAATCAT CAAAGGCCGACCTGGTCAAGAGATCTGCATGTCCCTATGGTTGGACTCTGAGCTACAGACGCTGTTTCCGCTTCGTTGCAGTACCAAAGCGTTGGGCTCGAGCTGAG AGATACTGTCAGCGTCTCGGTGGAAACCTTGCATCCATACATTACTATTGGCAGTATCGTAAGGTTCAGAGCATGATCTGGTCGGCCATTCATCGGTATGTTGGGATATGGATCGGAGGCTCTGATGCACAAGAG GAGGGAAATTGGCTGTGGAGTAATGGTAAACAATTCACGTATCGGTACTGGTGCTCTGGACAGCCCAATAACGCTGGAGGCAAGCAGAACTGCTTAGCGATGAACTACTCAG GTTCCAGGTGCTGGAATGACGACTTTTGCTGGAAACGAAAACCATTCGTCTGTGCCAGGAAACCCTTATGA